From the genome of Setaria viridis chromosome 1, Setaria_viridis_v4.0, whole genome shotgun sequence:
AAGGCGGTGCTGCACCCCATCACGGTGATCGGCACCACCACGCCGACGGGACCGCACTGGCACGCGCTCGTCATCGAGGTCATCGTGACCTTCAACATGATGTTCGTcaccctcgccgtcgccacggACACGAGAGCGGTAAGTTCAGTTTGTCATCAGGAGCTCTCACAGGTCGTGGAGGCACAGCGAGCTgttaaggtttttttttttctcgttgTGAACCCAACCTGACGTGTTCTCCTTGTGCTGTCGTGGATGCAGGTGGGTGAGTTGGCCGGGTTGGCTGTTGGTTCCGCGGTTTGCATTACGTCCATCTTCGCAGGGTAAATACATATATACGCGCGCTTAGAAGCTGACAATTCGTTAAATTCAACGTTGAAAATAGATGAGAGGTCCACGTCAATCATCTGATTACTAAACTACCACTTGCCCCTTACAACTAGTAAACAACAGAAAAATCCAAGACACGATTAGGCGACAATGACGATTCTTTAATTCAGCATGCAAAGCGTAGCACTAGTACGCCAGCCCTGACCTGGTTCCTACGCAAATTTGACCCTGTCCTGTCCTATCGTGTGCGCCGGCCGGCTGCTGAACGATCAGATCGATCGAGCACAACACGTCACACACTGACATAGCAACAGTAGATGCTAGATGGTAGTAGCAAGTAGTAGCATGGACGAAATGAATGAACTGGACACTGAGACGCGAGGGAAACCCCGAGTGGTGATTGCAGGGCGGTGTCGGGCGGATCGATGAACCCGGCGAGGACGCTGGGGCCGGCGCTGGCGAGCAACCTCTACACCGGGCTGTGGATCTACTTCCTGGGCCCCGTCCTCGGCACGCTCTCCGGGGCCTGGACCTACACCTACATCCGCTTCGAGGAAGCGCCCAGCAACAAGGACGCGCCGCAGAAGCTCTCCTCCTTCAAGCTCCGCCGCCTGCAGAGCCAGTCCGTCGCggcggacgacgacgagctcGACCACATCCAGGTCTGATCGGTGCAGCTAGGATATGCGTGTCCGGAGGAGCATATCGAGATAGTACACACGCAAGTAATCACTTACTCTCACTCCTCGGTCACTCTACCTGTGCTGTATCGTCAGTACTAAGATAGTAGCTTAATGTCTCTGTGTGTGTCGTCGTCGCCTCTCTTGTACCGATTGATCGATACGCACTGGCACGTGTCTGGTGATGGTGTGTGGCACGGTAGATTATGGCTCGCTCTGTTAATGTGCCAGAGAGCTGGAGCTTAATTTTGGGACGAACACTGTGTGCGTGCCAATGCAAAGTGTATCTCTCCTGATGTCGCTTGTTCCAAAAGTTGGTGGTGCCTACTGCTATATAAACAGTGTCTTCTGCCCGATCTTCATTGTTGCCTGCAGCTGAGCTGCATGCATTTTGTTGCCATTCCTGAATGAATGAGTGAGTGACAGAATATTTCACCAATCATCGGCgcttttgcagaaatatatagatGAAATGAACCACATTATTCGGTCCTCAGGTGTAGCTTTCTCTCCATGTCGATGATTCGATTCAAACCGGCACCAATTGAAACACTTTGCTACCTCATCATGttcattatctctcttttttttaaaagctCTGCGACATCATGTTCTTATCTAACCCAAGCTGGTTTAAAGCTACATGCTCATTCCCATATACTACCAGGCATATACTACTCTCTTCTTTATGGCTCGCCTTTTGTCATCTTCTTTTTGGATTTGCGTAAATTTTGGTTCCCCAGTCCAAGGGAGTAGCTTGGTCTAGGTGATCATGATCGATTTTGTTACCCAGCCGTCACTGTCCTTGCATGATACTTAATGATGCAAACCTTGTTGAGAAAGGCGGATCGATCACTAGATTTTTTCTTCAAAAGAAGCATAAAGAAAATTTAAATAAGAAAACTGGATTTGGAATCAACAACTAGCGGCTTAAAGTAAGCCATCTGTAGTTGGAGCCTGATGATATTTGGGACGGATGCTAGACCATCATTACCTCTTTCTAACAAAGCTAGAGGCTCACAATTTCAGACAGGTGGGCTCTACATGCATCTTTCCGTGAGATGAGACAGGATTACACAATCATGGTGATGTAACCATTGCAACACGCACATTAAGAAGTGGTGTGCCGCGTGCGTCTAACAAAAGTCTTCATCAGGCGTTTAAGTGGTCCGTTCC
Proteins encoded in this window:
- the LOC117857214 gene encoding aquaporin NIP2-1; this encodes MSTNSRSNSRANFNNEIHDISTVQNSTMPPMYYSDRSLADFFPPHLLKKVVSEVVSTFLLVFVTCGAAAISASDLNRISQLGQSVAGGLIVTVMIYAVGHISGAHMNPAVTLAFAVFRHFPWIQVPFYWAAQFTGAICASFVLKAVLHPITVIGTTTPTGPHWHALVIEVIVTFNMMFVTLAVATDTRAVGELAGLAVGSAVCITSIFAGAVSGGSMNPARTLGPALASNLYTGLWIYFLGPVLGTLSGAWTYTYIRFEEAPSNKDAPQKLSSFKLRRLQSQSVAADDDELDHIQV